The window CTCCGATGACCTGGACAGCAGCGCGATCAGCCCCCGCCGAACGATCGGCTGCTCGTCGGCGAGCACGACAGTGACTCTTGCCAATTCCACATTGACCCCTCAACCCCAGCGGACCGCCCGGTCCGCATGACCGGCCCCGGATTCGAGGCCGCTGATCACTTCGCCCGCGGCGCGATCGCCCCGCTGGACTGCACCCCCACCTACCGCGCACCGGTCCGTGTCGACGGGCCAATGGGCAACAGGTTGGATATCGCGCCCTTGCTCTCGGGCGTGACGGTCCGGCCCTTCCGGCTTTCACACCACAAGACGGCCATCCGCCACCGAGGTTGCGGGCAGGACGCGCCGCCGGGCCTGGACACTCTCCGAAGTTCAGTAACGCGAACGGTTGATGCCCGGTCGTTTGTCACCATCCGGGCGTATCTCTCCATTAGAGAGGCATCTATGGCACGTTGACGGCGCCCTTGTCGGATGCTTCACTGGCCGCAAGTGTTCGTCTTAATGAACGGGGTGTAGGGGTGGACCTGGTGGGCAAAGACGCTCGCAACATCATCAAGCCCGCCGAGGCCGCCGGCTTCCGTGACTTCATCCAGCGCGACTGGGGTCCGGCTGACCGCACGCCGCGGCTGCCGGACGGTAACGCCAAGGCCTCCGCGGCGCACCGCTCGCGGCTCAGTGCCGCGCTGCCCGGGGTGCGGATCGCGGTGGCGGCGGGCAACGCTCCTGTCCGGTCGAACACCACCGACTACGGCTTCCGGCCCGACAGCGACTTCGTCTGGCTCACCGGCTGCCAGGCCGAGGGCGCTGTGCTCGTCATGCACCCGGTGCCGGGCGGGCACGACGCCGAACTGTTCCTGCGGCCCCCGAAAGGCCCCGAGAGCCCCGAGTTCTACGCCAACGCCCGCGATGGCGAACTGTGGGTGGGCCCGGCGCCCGGCTTGCTTGACTGGGCCGCCGCACTCGACCTGCCGTGTCGCCCGGTGGACGAGTTGGCGGGCGCGCTGCGCGGCCCCGCCGCGGCCACGGTCGGGGTCGACCCGCTGCTGGACGCGCTGACCTCGTCGACCTACGAGCAGGCGCTGACGCTGCGCCGGACCCTGGCCGAGCTCAAGCGGGTCAAGGACTCCTGGGAGCAAGCGCAGCTGCGCCACGCCGTGGACGCCACCGTTCGCGGGTTCGCCGACGTGGTCGGCGACCTGCCTGCCGCGATCGACGGCGGCGGCGAGCGGTGGCTGGAGAGCACCTTCCACCGGCGCTCCCGCGCCGAGGGCAACGGCCCCGGCTACGGCACCATCGTCGCCGCGGGCCCGCACGCCCCGGTGCTGCACTGGACCCGCTGCGACGGCCCGGTGCGGCCCGGCGACGTGCTGCTCATGGACGCGGGCGTCGAGGCGGACACGCTCTACACCGCCGACGTGACGCGGACCCTCCCGATCTCCGGGGAGTTCACCCCCGCCCAGCGCCAG is drawn from Actinokineospora alba and contains these coding sequences:
- a CDS encoding aminopeptidase P family protein produces the protein MGKDARNIIKPAEAAGFRDFIQRDWGPADRTPRLPDGNAKASAAHRSRLSAALPGVRIAVAAGNAPVRSNTTDYGFRPDSDFVWLTGCQAEGAVLVMHPVPGGHDAELFLRPPKGPESPEFYANARDGELWVGPAPGLLDWAAALDLPCRPVDELAGALRGPAAATVGVDPLLDALTSSTYEQALTLRRTLAELKRVKDSWEQAQLRHAVDATVRGFADVVGDLPAAIDGGGERWLESTFHRRSRAEGNGPGYGTIVAAGPHAPVLHWTRCDGPVRPGDVLLMDAGVEADTLYTADVTRTLPISGEFTPAQRQVYDLVHAAHLAAIEEVRPGRPFSSFFHAAMRVLAEGLHDWGMLPVSVEEALSPDGQHHRRYICCGVGHHVGLDVHDCGSLRPAAYQLDALAPGMALTVEPGLYFHPNDLTVPAELRGIGVRIEDDLLVTETGAEILSAALPMSASGIEEWMARI